The following are from one region of the Streptomyces decoyicus genome:
- a CDS encoding bifunctional 3-phenylpropionate/cinnamic acid dioxygenase ferredoxin subunit yields the protein MIPVCPLADLPTGESVRIDTAPPIAVFHADGQLYAIDDTCTHQDASLSDGWLEGCLVECPLHAASFDLRTGAATCLPARRAVRTHPVTVDNGMIYVHHAAEEGNAA from the coding sequence GTGATTCCTGTCTGCCCTCTCGCCGACCTGCCGACAGGCGAGTCCGTACGCATCGACACCGCACCGCCGATCGCCGTCTTCCACGCCGACGGGCAGCTGTACGCCATCGACGACACCTGCACCCACCAGGACGCCTCGCTGTCGGACGGCTGGCTGGAAGGCTGCCTGGTCGAATGCCCCCTGCACGCCGCCTCGTTCGATCTCCGCACCGGCGCGGCGACCTGCCTGCCCGCCCGACGGGCCGTGCGCACTCACCCCGTGACCGTCGACAACGGCATGATCTACGTCCACCACGCCGCCGAGGAGGGCAACGCCGCATGA
- a CDS encoding NAD(P)/FAD-dependent oxidoreductase, protein MKSVAVIGASLAGLYAARALRSQGFDGRLVIVGDECHGPYDRPPLSKDFLTGATADQGQLALADAEEIAELDAEWLLGTRATGLDTGGRTVLLDGGRSLTTDGLVIATGATPRLLPGPAPAGAHTLRTLDDAQALRAELASGPVRVVVIGGGFIGAEVASSCAALGHDVTVVEAAPLPLVPQLGDTMAGICSALHADHGVTLLTGAGVARLHSGGTENRVTGVELADGRLLPAEVVVIGIGVRPHTAWLADSGLPLDDGVLCDAGCATPLPAVVAVGDVARVNGTRAEHWTNATEQAAVAARNLLAGSTVATHRSLPYFWSDQYGVRIQFAGRRLPTDTPRLVEGSPDDRSFLACYERDGRTTAVLALNRPRPFMRLRRELARATQPAGT, encoded by the coding sequence ATGAAGTCGGTCGCCGTCATCGGGGCCTCACTGGCCGGCCTGTACGCCGCGCGGGCCCTGCGCTCCCAAGGGTTCGACGGACGCCTGGTGATCGTCGGGGACGAGTGCCACGGCCCCTACGACAGGCCCCCGCTGTCCAAGGACTTCCTCACCGGCGCCACCGCCGACCAGGGTCAACTGGCCCTGGCCGACGCCGAGGAGATCGCCGAGCTGGACGCCGAATGGTTGCTGGGCACCCGGGCCACCGGCCTCGACACCGGCGGGCGCACCGTGCTCCTCGACGGCGGCCGGTCCCTGACCACCGACGGCCTGGTCATCGCCACCGGCGCCACCCCGCGCCTCCTCCCCGGCCCGGCACCCGCCGGAGCCCACACCCTGCGCACCCTCGACGACGCCCAGGCGCTGCGTGCGGAGCTGGCATCGGGCCCGGTCAGGGTGGTGGTGATCGGCGGCGGCTTCATCGGTGCCGAGGTCGCCTCGTCCTGCGCCGCCCTCGGCCACGACGTCACCGTGGTCGAGGCCGCCCCGCTCCCCCTCGTCCCCCAACTCGGCGACACGATGGCCGGGATCTGCTCCGCTCTCCATGCGGACCACGGCGTCACCCTGCTCACCGGGGCCGGCGTCGCCCGGCTGCACAGCGGCGGCACCGAGAACCGCGTCACCGGGGTCGAACTGGCCGACGGCCGGCTGCTCCCCGCCGAAGTGGTCGTCATCGGCATCGGCGTACGCCCCCACACCGCCTGGCTGGCGGACTCAGGGCTGCCGCTCGACGACGGGGTGCTGTGCGACGCGGGCTGCGCCACCCCGCTGCCCGCCGTCGTGGCCGTCGGCGACGTCGCCAGGGTGAACGGCACCCGCGCCGAACACTGGACCAACGCCACCGAACAGGCCGCCGTCGCCGCGCGGAACCTGCTGGCCGGCAGCACCGTCGCGACCCACCGGAGCCTGCCGTACTTCTGGTCCGACCAGTACGGCGTACGCATCCAGTTCGCCGGCCGGCGACTGCCCACGGACACCCCGCGCCTCGTCGAGGGCTCCCCCGACGACCGCAGCTTCCTCGCCTGCTACGAACGCGACGGACGCACGACCGCGGTACTCGCCCTCAACCGACCGCGGCCCTTCATGCGGCTCCGCCGCGAACTCGCCCGCGCCACCCAGCCGGCCGGCACCTGA
- a CDS encoding bifunctional 5,10-methylenetetrahydrofolate dehydrogenase/5,10-methenyltetrahydrofolate cyclohydrolase, whose protein sequence is MSETARLMDGSALARRIVEQAAERAADLTRRTGTSPCLATVLVGDDPASVTYVRMKRARCEKAGIRSRHVALPAATTTAELVDTITALSHDPDVHGILLQHPAGPHIDERAAFEAIAPEKDVDGVTCHSFAAMSFGLDGFASCTPGGILRLLDHYDVDLAGKHAVVVGRSAILGKPVGMLLLARNATVTYCHSRTTDLASITKEADVLVAAVGRPRFLHGEHLKPGAVVIDAGSNPGNVGDVDFDSARTRASLITPVPGGVGPMTIATLLTQTVDAATAQLKAV, encoded by the coding sequence ATGTCCGAGACCGCCCGCCTCATGGACGGCAGCGCACTGGCCCGCCGCATCGTCGAACAGGCCGCGGAACGCGCGGCGGACCTCACCCGGCGGACCGGAACGTCCCCGTGTCTGGCGACCGTACTGGTGGGCGACGACCCCGCCTCGGTGACGTACGTCCGCATGAAGCGCGCCCGGTGCGAGAAGGCCGGGATCCGCTCCCGGCATGTCGCGCTCCCCGCCGCCACCACGACCGCGGAGCTGGTCGACACGATCACCGCGCTGTCCCACGACCCCGACGTGCACGGCATCCTGCTCCAGCACCCGGCCGGCCCGCACATCGACGAGCGCGCCGCCTTCGAGGCCATCGCCCCCGAGAAGGACGTCGACGGCGTCACCTGCCACTCCTTCGCTGCGATGAGCTTCGGCCTGGACGGCTTCGCCTCCTGCACGCCCGGCGGCATCCTCCGCCTCCTGGACCACTACGACGTCGACCTGGCCGGCAAGCATGCCGTCGTGGTCGGCCGCAGCGCGATTCTCGGCAAGCCCGTCGGGATGCTGCTGCTCGCCCGCAACGCCACCGTCACCTACTGCCACTCCCGCACCACCGACCTCGCGTCGATCACCAAGGAGGCCGATGTCCTGGTCGCCGCCGTGGGGCGGCCCCGCTTCCTGCACGGCGAGCACCTCAAGCCCGGAGCCGTGGTGATCGACGCCGGCTCCAACCCCGGCAACGTCGGTGACGTGGACTTCGACTCGGCGCGTACCCGCGCCTCCCTGATCACCCCGGTCCCCGGCGGCGTCGGCCCGATGACCATCGCCACCCTGCTCACCCAGACCGTCGATGCCGCCACCGCCCAGCTGAAGGCGGTCTGA
- a CDS encoding SPFH domain-containing protein codes for MLFWHVPAPNEALLISGSKRRTGDAQFRIVTGHGCWVMPVKQKASVLALSLREAEISEDCVTQQGIRIGVRAVAVFKVGDDQTSIANAARRFLDEQATMEELVGRIFAGHLRSIVGGLTVEQIIRERDRVAQEVKEGSHSEMEKLGIVVDALQIQEIADTSGYITNLAAPHAAAVASAARIAQAKADQEATEREQQAAALKAEYERDTAIKRAGFLAETEQYNARAAQAGPLSQARASQEVIEEQTSLAQRQASLAAQRLEAEVRRPADAEAYRLRTLAEAQRDQVRFEADARAYTERAVAQARADANTALAGSLRDGNQELIAANRTIENLPALAKAAAEGLSGSRLTVLNGTDGVNEIASGIVGQGLAILDSLKAGTTTSGSTPPLADGAGPLPQKVTNLKRDDAGSSGSS; via the coding sequence ATGTTGTTCTGGCATGTTCCTGCGCCGAACGAGGCGCTGTTGATCTCCGGCTCGAAGCGCCGGACCGGGGATGCCCAATTCCGTATCGTCACGGGTCATGGCTGCTGGGTCATGCCCGTCAAGCAGAAGGCGAGCGTGCTGGCGCTGTCGCTGCGGGAGGCGGAGATCTCCGAGGACTGCGTCACCCAGCAGGGCATCCGGATCGGGGTCCGGGCGGTCGCCGTCTTCAAGGTCGGTGACGACCAGACCTCGATCGCCAACGCCGCGCGGCGGTTCCTGGACGAGCAGGCCACGATGGAGGAGCTGGTGGGCCGGATCTTCGCCGGTCACCTGCGGTCGATCGTCGGCGGGCTGACCGTCGAGCAGATCATCCGGGAGCGGGACCGGGTCGCCCAGGAGGTCAAGGAGGGCAGCCACTCCGAGATGGAGAAGCTCGGCATCGTCGTCGACGCCCTCCAGATCCAGGAGATCGCCGACACCTCCGGCTACATCACGAATCTCGCCGCCCCGCATGCCGCGGCGGTCGCCAGCGCGGCCCGGATCGCGCAGGCCAAGGCCGACCAGGAAGCCACCGAGCGGGAACAGCAGGCGGCGGCGCTCAAGGCCGAGTACGAGCGGGACACCGCGATCAAGCGGGCCGGTTTCCTCGCCGAGACCGAGCAGTACAACGCCCGCGCCGCACAGGCCGGCCCGCTGTCGCAGGCCAGGGCCTCGCAGGAGGTCATCGAGGAGCAGACCTCGCTGGCCCAGCGGCAGGCCTCACTCGCCGCCCAGCGGCTGGAGGCCGAGGTGCGCCGCCCGGCGGACGCCGAGGCCTACCGGCTGCGCACCCTGGCCGAGGCACAGCGTGACCAGGTCCGCTTCGAGGCGGATGCCCGCGCCTACACCGAGCGGGCCGTCGCCCAGGCACGGGCCGATGCGAACACGGCCCTCGCGGGCTCGCTGCGGGACGGCAACCAGGAGCTGATCGCCGCCAACCGCACCATCGAGAACCTCCCCGCGCTCGCCAAGGCCGCGGCCGAGGGCCTCTCCGGCTCCCGGCTGACCGTGCTCAACGGCACCGACGGGGTGAACGAGATCGCCTCCGGCATCGTCGGCCAGGGGCTGGCCATTCTCGACAGCCTGAAGGCAGGGACCACCACGTCCGGCTCCACTCCCCCGCTCGCCGACGGGGCGGGGCCGCTGCCGCAGAAGGTGACGAATCTGAAGCGGGACGACGCGGGGTCGTCCGGCTCGTCCTGA
- a CDS encoding benzoate/H(+) symporter BenE family transporter, whose translation MSSKTPTPHPDAAPPDSSPPAGAAVPEGAVEPPAAGPGRRPGFMRDASLSAVLAGFVAVVVSYSGPLVIVLAAASAGHLDTAQTSSWVWAISIGSGLTCIALSLRTKMPVITAWSTPGAALLVTSLGAYSYAEAIGAFLITGLVITLVGLTGVFGWLMRQVPTAVVSAMLAGILFSFGTGVFTSLKTAPLIAGSVLLAYLLGKRWLPRYAVLVALAAGVAASAVSSRLDIHLDRIELAKPVLTTPEFSLASLIGIAVPMILATLASQNAPGMAVLTASGYQPKDRLLIGSTGLVSTLLAPFGSHAINLAAITAAICTGPESHRDPRRRYVAGVSCGAFYLLIGAFGSTLVVLFAGLPKELVAAVAGVALFGALAGGLTGAVKEEKDREAALITFLATASGVTLFGIGSAFWGLLFGVIAHLVLTRWRRTSTEPAS comes from the coding sequence TTGAGTTCCAAGACCCCCACTCCTCACCCCGACGCCGCACCGCCGGACTCCTCCCCGCCGGCGGGCGCCGCGGTGCCGGAGGGCGCCGTCGAGCCCCCGGCCGCCGGGCCGGGGCGCCGGCCCGGCTTCATGCGCGACGCCTCACTGTCCGCCGTGCTCGCGGGTTTCGTCGCCGTCGTCGTGTCCTACTCGGGCCCGCTCGTCATCGTGCTCGCGGCGGCTTCCGCCGGACATCTGGACACCGCCCAGACCAGCTCATGGGTATGGGCCATCTCCATCGGCAGCGGCCTGACCTGCATCGCACTGAGCCTGCGCACCAAGATGCCGGTGATCACCGCATGGTCGACACCGGGCGCCGCCCTGCTGGTCACGAGCCTGGGCGCCTACTCCTACGCCGAAGCCATCGGCGCGTTCCTCATCACCGGACTGGTGATCACCCTGGTCGGCCTGACCGGGGTGTTCGGGTGGCTGATGCGGCAGGTGCCCACCGCCGTCGTCTCCGCCATGCTCGCCGGCATCCTGTTCTCCTTCGGCACAGGAGTCTTCACCTCCCTCAAGACCGCACCGCTCATCGCCGGTTCGGTGCTGCTCGCCTACCTCCTGGGGAAACGGTGGCTGCCGCGGTACGCCGTGCTGGTCGCCCTGGCGGCGGGCGTCGCGGCCAGCGCGGTCAGCTCCCGGCTGGACATCCACCTGGACCGGATCGAACTGGCCAAGCCGGTGCTGACGACCCCGGAGTTCTCGCTCGCCTCCCTCATCGGCATCGCGGTACCGATGATCCTGGCGACGCTCGCCTCGCAGAACGCACCGGGCATGGCCGTGCTCACCGCATCCGGCTACCAGCCCAAGGACCGCCTCCTGATCGGTTCCACGGGCCTGGTCTCCACGCTCCTGGCCCCGTTCGGCTCCCACGCCATCAACCTCGCGGCGATCACCGCCGCGATCTGCACCGGCCCCGAGTCCCACCGCGACCCGCGGCGCCGGTACGTGGCGGGAGTCTCCTGCGGTGCGTTCTACCTCCTCATCGGGGCGTTCGGCTCCACGCTGGTGGTGCTCTTCGCGGGCCTGCCCAAGGAACTGGTGGCGGCGGTCGCCGGAGTCGCGCTGTTCGGCGCCCTGGCCGGCGGCCTGACCGGAGCGGTGAAGGAGGAGAAGGACCGCGAGGCGGCCCTGATCACCTTCCTCGCCACCGCGTCCGGCGTCACCCTCTTCGGCATCGGATCCGCCTTCTGGGGCCTGCTCTTCGGGGTCATCGCCCACCTCGTCCTGACCCGCTGGCGCCGTACGTCCACGGAACCCGCCTCGTGA
- a CDS encoding trans-sulfuration enzyme family protein: protein MNNSETFTPWTQEYRPETRAAQGDGWRCPTTGAVPPPIGLGATYARDNEYRAPAGLAYLRDQGTPGYEQVENVVAGLEGGSDALVFSSGMAAATSVFQVLPAGARVVVPQTMYFGLTKWLREFGPQRGLEVVQVPMNDLDAVAAAVTAAPTALVWAESPANPTWTVTDIAACAEIAHGAGALFGVDNTVPTPVHSKPFALGADLIMHSGTKYLNGHTDVVAGLLVKAPESTEARDAIWERLQLHRRLTGPILGPLETYLLMRGIRTLFPRMRQISATAMAVAEHFAQHPLIRRVAYPGLAADPGHEIAARQMTGGFSGMLSLHVDGAWQQSLRTANHCELFIRATSLGGVESLIEHRYTFEGPGSTSPKDMLRLSIGLESPADLVADLEQALEKAAKEDR, encoded by the coding sequence ATGAACAACAGCGAGACCTTCACCCCGTGGACGCAGGAGTACCGGCCCGAGACGCGCGCCGCGCAGGGCGACGGCTGGCGCTGTCCGACCACGGGCGCCGTGCCGCCCCCCATCGGACTGGGAGCGACCTACGCGCGCGACAACGAGTACCGTGCGCCCGCCGGTCTGGCGTACCTGCGGGATCAGGGAACACCGGGGTACGAGCAGGTCGAGAACGTCGTGGCGGGACTGGAGGGCGGCTCGGACGCGCTCGTCTTCTCGTCCGGTATGGCGGCCGCCACCTCCGTCTTCCAGGTACTGCCCGCCGGTGCACGGGTGGTGGTTCCGCAGACCATGTACTTCGGACTCACCAAGTGGCTCAGGGAGTTCGGCCCCCAGCGCGGTCTGGAGGTCGTGCAGGTACCGATGAACGACCTGGACGCGGTGGCCGCCGCCGTGACCGCCGCCCCGACCGCACTGGTGTGGGCGGAGTCCCCGGCGAACCCCACCTGGACGGTCACCGATATCGCCGCCTGTGCCGAGATCGCACACGGGGCCGGTGCCCTGTTCGGCGTCGACAACACCGTCCCCACCCCGGTGCACTCCAAGCCGTTCGCGCTCGGCGCCGACCTGATCATGCATTCGGGCACCAAGTACCTCAACGGCCATACGGATGTCGTCGCCGGACTGCTCGTCAAGGCGCCGGAGAGCACGGAGGCCAGGGACGCGATCTGGGAGCGGCTCCAGCTGCACCGCCGGCTGACCGGACCGATACTGGGCCCGCTGGAGACCTACCTCCTCATGCGGGGCATCCGCACGCTCTTCCCCCGTATGCGCCAGATCTCCGCCACCGCGATGGCGGTGGCCGAGCACTTCGCGCAGCACCCCCTCATCCGGCGCGTCGCCTACCCGGGCCTGGCCGCCGACCCCGGCCACGAGATCGCCGCCCGCCAGATGACCGGGGGATTCAGTGGCATGCTCTCCCTGCACGTCGACGGTGCATGGCAGCAGTCCCTGCGGACCGCGAACCACTGCGAACTCTTCATCCGTGCCACCTCGTTGGGCGGCGTGGAGAGCCTGATCGAACACCGCTACACCTTCGAAGGGCCGGGTAGTACCTCGCCGAAGGACATGCTGCGCCTGTCCATAGGTCTGGAGAGCCCCGCAGACCTCGTCGCCGACCTCGAACAGGCCCTTGAAAAGGCCGCTAAGGAAGACCGTTGA
- a CDS encoding FAD/NAD(P)-binding protein gives MNHIPRSVAIVGAGSRGLGVFERLVAHCLDRPDPLTVHLIDPQPFGAGFHLPGQPDHLLLNTVCAQLTAFADAEMVDGPVPLPGPSLHAWCRRRDLRLADDGYTVRAGEGREIQPNDFLPRRLLSEYLVWAAEEIAAAAPESLTLVRHRTTAVDILPGTSDTETVVLADGSRIAADVVFVTVGHHTLYRPAAPAPDPRLVTRPYPLPAALDSIGPGERVAVLGMGLTAMDVIATLTLGRGGKHTTDEHGMRYLPSGREPSIVLTNRSGMPSRSRPRLHPGRVRCAPLALTTDRLDTIRARHADRRLRFTDNVLPLIEAEMELAYYRTVLARETGDALGAGRELTRRCAGAGHERVLAELRAQFGPTPVPAILSADLADRRWPGYEAYLDWFTAEVGADLAEARDGLGVSPLKEALEVLRDHRDVLRAVIDAPGVDDASLATFFGEFAPLVNRLVIGPQLDRSAELLSLIDAGIVRLGPGPQPKIVAPAGAGPWRLESTCLSQPLRMEADHVVQAHVAEPGADRAPGSLLGALVTAGRLRTLAHRGATVPGLDVTRRGQGVDRTGTPQPHLFFLGPHTEGSSYYNHYVPSPGVPSRALLDAELALGTALPALMTRKR, from the coding sequence GTGAACCACATACCCCGCTCCGTTGCGATCGTGGGTGCCGGATCGCGCGGTCTGGGCGTCTTCGAACGGCTGGTCGCCCACTGCCTGGACCGCCCGGACCCGCTCACCGTCCACCTCATCGACCCACAGCCCTTCGGCGCCGGATTCCACCTGCCCGGCCAGCCCGACCACCTCCTGCTCAACACCGTCTGCGCACAGTTGACGGCCTTTGCCGACGCGGAGATGGTGGACGGGCCCGTACCGCTGCCCGGTCCCTCGCTCCACGCCTGGTGCCGGCGCCGCGACCTGCGGCTGGCGGACGACGGCTACACCGTGCGCGCGGGAGAAGGCCGGGAGATCCAGCCGAACGACTTCCTGCCGCGCAGACTCCTGAGCGAATATCTCGTCTGGGCGGCGGAGGAGATCGCCGCCGCGGCGCCCGAGAGCCTCACACTGGTCCGGCACCGTACGACGGCCGTCGACATCCTCCCCGGTACGTCGGACACCGAGACGGTGGTCCTCGCCGACGGCAGCCGGATCGCCGCGGACGTCGTGTTCGTGACCGTCGGGCACCACACGCTCTACCGGCCCGCGGCACCCGCACCCGACCCACGACTGGTCACCCGCCCCTACCCGTTGCCCGCGGCACTCGACAGCATCGGGCCGGGCGAACGCGTGGCCGTCCTCGGCATGGGGCTGACCGCCATGGACGTCATCGCCACGCTGACGCTCGGCCGCGGCGGCAAGCACACGACGGACGAGCACGGCATGCGCTATCTGCCCAGCGGCCGGGAGCCGTCGATCGTGCTCACCAACCGGTCCGGGATGCCCTCGCGCAGCCGCCCCCGCCTCCACCCGGGACGGGTGCGCTGCGCACCGCTGGCACTGACCACGGACCGTCTCGACACGATCCGTGCCCGCCATGCGGACCGGCGGCTCCGCTTCACCGACAATGTCCTGCCGCTCATCGAGGCCGAGATGGAACTCGCCTACTACCGCACCGTGCTGGCCCGGGAGACGGGCGACGCCCTGGGCGCTGGGCGGGAGCTCACCCGGCGCTGCGCCGGGGCGGGCCACGAGCGGGTACTGGCTGAGCTGCGTGCACAGTTCGGGCCCACCCCGGTGCCGGCGATCCTGTCAGCGGACCTCGCGGACCGGCGGTGGCCGGGGTACGAGGCCTACCTCGACTGGTTCACCGCCGAGGTCGGTGCCGATCTGGCCGAGGCCCGGGACGGCCTCGGTGTGAGCCCGTTGAAGGAGGCCCTGGAGGTCCTCCGCGACCACCGCGATGTCCTGCGGGCGGTCATCGACGCGCCGGGCGTCGACGACGCGTCCTTGGCCACGTTCTTCGGGGAGTTCGCCCCGCTGGTGAACCGGCTGGTGATCGGCCCTCAGCTCGACCGGTCGGCAGAGCTGCTCTCCCTGATCGACGCGGGGATCGTCCGGCTCGGCCCCGGCCCGCAGCCGAAGATCGTCGCACCGGCCGGAGCGGGCCCCTGGCGGCTGGAATCCACCTGCCTGTCCCAGCCGTTGCGGATGGAGGCCGACCACGTGGTGCAGGCGCATGTGGCCGAACCCGGCGCGGACCGTGCGCCCGGGTCCCTGCTCGGCGCGCTCGTCACCGCGGGCCGCCTCCGCACCCTCGCCCACCGCGGGGCCACGGTGCCCGGCCTCGATGTCACCCGCCGGGGCCAGGGCGTCGACCGCACGGGCACCCCGCAGCCGCACCTGTTCTTCCTCGGCCCGCACACCGAGGGATCCAGTTACTACAACCACTATGTGCCCTCGCCCGGCGTGCCCTCCCGTGCGCTGCTGGACGCGGAACTCGCCCTGGGCACAGCTCTGCCGGCACTGATGACGAGGAAGCGATGA